One genomic window of Pseudomonas chlororaphis subsp. piscium includes the following:
- a CDS encoding DUF1289 domain-containing protein — MTTPERPVPSPCVSICALDDDDICTGCQRTVSEITRWSRMDNAERREVLALCHERAKSSGLLWMIGSKPG; from the coding sequence ATGACCACCCCCGAAAGACCCGTTCCCTCGCCCTGCGTGAGCATCTGCGCGCTGGACGATGATGATATCTGCACCGGCTGCCAGCGCACGGTGAGCGAGATCACCCGCTGGAGCCGCATGGACAACGCCGAGCGCCGCGAGGTGCTGGCGCTGTGTCATGAGCGCGCCAAGTCCAGCGGGCTGCTGTGGATGATCGGCAGCAAGCCCGGCTAA
- a CDS encoding CoA pyrophosphatase, translating to MLDELLHRVSNHTPRPLETDRRFPEAAVLVPITRSDEPELVLTLRAKGLSTHGGEVAFPGGRRDPEDPDLVFTALREAEEEIGLPPGLVEVIGPLSPLISLHGIKVTPYVGVIPDYVEYLANDAEIAAVFSVPLEFFRQDPREHTHRIDYQGRSWYVPSYRFGEYKIWGLTAIMIVDLINLLYDARISLHQPPKSFINI from the coding sequence ATGCTGGACGAGCTACTGCACCGGGTAAGCAACCATACGCCGCGACCGCTGGAGACGGATCGACGTTTCCCCGAGGCCGCCGTGCTGGTGCCCATTACCCGCAGTGACGAGCCCGAGCTGGTGCTGACCCTGCGTGCCAAAGGATTGTCCACCCACGGCGGCGAAGTGGCCTTCCCCGGCGGCCGCCGCGACCCGGAAGATCCCGACCTGGTTTTTACCGCCCTGCGCGAAGCCGAAGAGGAAATCGGCCTGCCTCCCGGGCTGGTGGAAGTGATCGGCCCTTTGAGCCCGCTGATTTCCCTGCACGGGATCAAGGTCACGCCCTATGTCGGGGTGATTCCCGATTATGTCGAATACCTGGCCAATGACGCCGAGATCGCCGCGGTATTCAGCGTGCCGCTGGAGTTTTTCCGCCAGGACCCGCGCGAACATACCCACCGCATCGATTATCAGGGCCGCAGCTGGTACGTGCCGAGCTACCGCTTCGGCGAGTACAAGATCTGGGGCCTGACGGCGATCATGATCGTCGACCTGATCAACCTGCTGTATGACGCCAGGATCAGCCTGCACCAACCGCCCAAAAGCTTTATCAATATTTGA
- a CDS encoding L,D-transpeptidase family protein has protein sequence MRWLLALFCCSVIAISHASATDTLDGKVIEKVLVLKSAHQLQLINDGRPFKTYRISLGKQPKGPKLMEGDKRTPEGFYWLDWRKTSDRFNLAMHISYPNISDSARSRREGVEPGGMIMIHGTPDSEDYPEQYFHTLDWTDGCIAMRNIDMREVWGLVPDGTMIEIRP, from the coding sequence ATGCGCTGGTTGCTCGCCCTTTTCTGCTGCTCGGTTATCGCTATCTCCCACGCCTCCGCGACGGATACCCTGGACGGCAAGGTCATCGAAAAAGTCCTGGTCCTCAAGTCGGCCCATCAGTTGCAACTGATCAACGACGGCAGACCCTTCAAGACCTACCGCATTTCCCTGGGCAAACAGCCCAAGGGGCCGAAGCTCATGGAAGGCGACAAGCGCACGCCGGAAGGCTTCTACTGGCTGGATTGGCGCAAGACCAGCGACCGCTTCAACCTGGCCATGCATATCTCCTACCCGAACATCAGCGATTCCGCGCGTTCGCGTCGCGAAGGCGTGGAGCCCGGCGGCATGATCATGATCCACGGCACCCCGGACAGCGAAGACTACCCCGAGCAGTACTTTCATACCCTGGACTGGACCGACGGCTGCATCGCCATGCGCAACATCGACATGCGCGAAGTCTGGGGCCTGGTCCCGGACGGCACGATGATCGAAATCCGCCCCTGA
- a CDS encoding NUDIX hydrolase, translated as MKFCSQCGHPVTQRIPEGDSRLRFVCDNCQTIHYQNPNIVAGCLPTWGTQVLLCRRAIEPRRGYWTLPAGFMENGETVEQAAIRETFEEACARVRNLSIYTLIDVPHISQVHVFFRAELADLDFAAGEESLEVRLFEEADIPWSELAFRTVGRTLECFFADRRNEQYPVRSESIPPLAQPALT; from the coding sequence ATGAAATTCTGCAGCCAGTGCGGTCACCCGGTCACCCAGCGCATTCCCGAAGGCGATTCGCGCCTGCGTTTTGTCTGCGACAACTGCCAGACCATCCACTACCAGAACCCGAATATAGTCGCTGGCTGCCTGCCCACCTGGGGCACCCAGGTGCTGCTGTGCCGGCGCGCGATCGAGCCGCGCCGTGGTTACTGGACGCTGCCGGCCGGTTTCATGGAGAACGGCGAGACCGTCGAACAGGCGGCGATTCGCGAGACGTTCGAGGAAGCCTGCGCCCGGGTCCGCAACCTGAGCATCTATACCCTGATCGACGTCCCGCACATCAGCCAGGTGCATGTCTTCTTCCGCGCCGAGCTGGCGGACCTGGATTTCGCCGCCGGCGAAGAGAGCCTGGAAGTCCGGCTTTTCGAAGAAGCCGACATTCCCTGGTCCGAGCTGGCTTTTCGCACGGTCGGGCGTACCTTAGAATGCTTCTTCGCTGACCGGCGGAACGAGCAATACCCTGTGCGTTCCGAGTCCATTCCGCCCCTGGCTCAGCCGGCCCTCACTTAA
- a CDS encoding GntR family transcriptional regulator gives MNHILALRPDDTQPTPLYLQLARNLEAAIHAGQWKAEQALPSERNLSEMLNISRVTARKALEVLFEQGLIRRSQGSGTFITPRLEQPLSRLSGFSEMLRLKGFVPGSQWLEREITTPTHEELIRLGLSPNDKVARLKRLRKADDTVMAIEMSTLPASIIAQPDAVGDSLYAYLDGIGRPVVRALQHIQAINASAEFAALVGIAPGTAMLLMTRVGYLEDNTPIEVTDTYCRNDYYDFVAELRR, from the coding sequence ATGAACCACATCCTGGCCCTGCGCCCCGACGATACCCAGCCGACCCCGCTGTACCTGCAACTGGCGCGCAACCTTGAAGCCGCTATCCATGCCGGCCAGTGGAAAGCCGAACAGGCCCTGCCCTCGGAACGCAACCTGAGCGAGATGCTCAACATCTCCCGGGTGACCGCGCGCAAGGCCCTGGAAGTGCTGTTCGAACAAGGCCTGATCCGCCGCAGCCAGGGCTCCGGCACCTTCATTACCCCACGCCTGGAACAACCGCTGTCGCGGCTGTCCGGCTTCAGCGAAATGCTCCGCCTCAAGGGCTTCGTGCCCGGTTCCCAATGGCTGGAGCGGGAAATCACTACGCCGACCCACGAAGAACTGATCCGCCTCGGCCTGTCGCCGAACGACAAGGTGGCGCGCCTCAAGCGCCTGCGCAAAGCCGACGACACCGTGATGGCGATCGAAATGAGCACCCTGCCGGCCTCGATCATTGCCCAGCCGGACGCCGTGGGCGATTCGCTCTACGCCTACCTCGATGGCATCGGCCGCCCGGTGGTCCGTGCCCTGCAGCACATCCAGGCGATCAACGCCTCCGCCGAGTTCGCCGCCCTGGTGGGCATCGCCCCCGGCACCGCGATGCTGCTGATGACCCGCGTCGGCTACCTCGAAGACAACACCCCGATCGAAGTCACCGACACCTATTGCCGCAACGACTACTACGACTTCGTCGCCGAGCTACGTCGCTGA
- a CDS encoding gamma carbonic anhydrase family protein, with protein sequence MKYRLGDARVETHPQSWVAPNATLVGKVKLEEGANVWFNAVLRGDNELILIGRNSNVQDGTVMHTDMGFPLTIGTGVTIGHNAMLHGCTVGDYSLIGINAVILNGAKIGKNCIIGANSLIGEGKEIPDGSLVMGSPGKVVRELTELQKKMLEASAAHYVHNSQRYARDLAEQE encoded by the coding sequence ATGAAATATCGCCTGGGCGACGCCCGCGTCGAAACCCACCCGCAAAGCTGGGTCGCACCCAATGCCACGCTGGTGGGCAAGGTCAAGCTGGAGGAGGGGGCCAACGTCTGGTTCAACGCGGTGCTGCGTGGCGACAACGAACTGATCCTGATCGGCAGGAACAGCAACGTGCAGGACGGCACGGTGATGCACACCGACATGGGCTTTCCACTGACCATCGGCACTGGCGTGACCATTGGCCACAACGCCATGCTGCATGGCTGCACTGTCGGCGACTACAGCCTGATCGGCATCAACGCGGTGATTCTCAACGGCGCGAAGATTGGCAAGAACTGCATCATCGGCGCCAACTCGCTGATCGGCGAAGGCAAGGAAATCCCCGACGGCTCGCTGGTGATGGGCTCGCCGGGCAAGGTGGTGCGCGAGTTGACCGAGCTGCAGAAGAAGATGCTCGAAGCCAGCGCCGCGCACTATGTGCATAATTCCCAGCGTTACGCCCGCGACCTGGCCGAGCAAGAATAA
- a CDS encoding VUT family protein: protein MLFLIAYIGSVVLINYAFSTAPHLDIIWSAWGGLVFVLRDMVQTRFGHGALVAMLVALVLSYVTSEPAIALASATAFAVSECIDWLVFSITKRPLHDRLWISSALSIPLDTFIFFGLIDALTPGVILTALGSKFAGVTVVWLAMAWRLRKATCAS from the coding sequence ATGCTCTTCCTGATCGCCTATATCGGCAGTGTCGTACTGATCAACTACGCCTTTTCCACCGCTCCGCACCTGGACATCATCTGGTCGGCCTGGGGCGGGCTGGTGTTCGTCCTGCGGGACATGGTGCAGACCCGCTTCGGCCATGGCGCGCTCGTCGCCATGCTGGTGGCGCTGGTGCTGTCCTACGTGACCTCCGAGCCGGCCATCGCCCTGGCCAGCGCCACGGCGTTCGCGGTCTCCGAGTGCATCGACTGGCTGGTGTTCAGCATTACCAAGCGCCCGCTGCACGACCGCCTGTGGATAAGTTCGGCGTTGAGCATTCCCCTGGACACCTTTATCTTTTTCGGACTGATCGACGCCTTGACCCCGGGCGTGATCCTCACGGCGCTGGGGTCGAAGTTCGCCGGCGTGACCGTGGTCTGGCTGGCCATGGCCTGGCGTTTGCGCAAGGCGACGTGCGCCAGCTGA